A region of the Vicinamibacteria bacterium genome:
CCGAAGTGCGCTCGCTGCGCCACCTTGCTGGACGTGAGGCTCATCGCACCGTAAGAGCGGCCGTGAAATGCGCCCTTGAAAGCGATCAGGGCGGGTCGCCGCGTCGCCGAGCGGACCAGCTTGATAGCTCCCTCGACGGCCTCGGTTCCGGAGTTCGTGAGGAAGACCCTCTTCTTGCTCTTGCCGGGCGCGAGCTGGGCCAACCGTTCGAGCAGAACCGACATCGGCTCGGAGAAGAAATCCGTCCCACAAAGATGCTGGAACTTTCCTGCGGCATCCTGGATCGCAGAGACCACTCTGGGATGTGCCCAGCCGGTCGAGGCGACCGCGATGCCGGCCATGAAGTCGAGGTAGCGGTTGCCGTCCGCGTCCTCGAGCATGGCGCCTCGCCCGCGGGACACCACGAGCGGATATGCCTTGATGTAGGAAGTCGAAGACCACTCCTGGTCCTTCTCGACCACCTTGCGGCTCTTGGGCCCGGGCGGAGCCACGACGATATGCGGATAGTCACGTGCGGACATCGATTTAATACTCTGCTCACGCCATAAACGGCATCACGTAGCTCATCGCCTTGGTCCAATCATATGAGGCTAAACTTCCCGCCGCGCTCGACGACTCTCGCCGGTGTCATGGTAATGGCGAGCTTCTCGAGGTTGCAACTCGAGAAGCGAAGCCGCCTGACAAGCCGGGCCTGCTCAACCGGTGACCGTCAGAAGCCGTATTCCGTCCAGAACCAGATCTTGCTGGTGTCGGTCGAGAAGCCGTCCTCGCGGTAGAGCGCGAGCTTGGCGCCGAAGCTCTGGCGCCACGACGTGGGATAAATCGCTTGCGCGTCCCACTCCGTGCCATAGGAGCCTTGACCCGTGTCGGCTGCGAAATCGTGATAGACGACGAGCCAGGACAACGGGCCCGCCTTGCCGTCCAAGCTCACATACCAGTCGACCACTCCGTCAGCCGGCGTCGTGGTGAATTTGTCGGCCCAGCCATTGAATAGGTGAACGGTAGCGAGAGGCGTCTGGAATGCACCTGTCTCGGGCGAGCCGCCCAGGAGCTCGCGTCCAACCCTGACGTTCACGTCCCCGGGGAACCCTACGCCGCCAATCAAGTGCAGGTAGTCGGCGCTTACCTCAACCGGATTGTCGGCGAAGTCCGACTGCCAGGCATACTGCGCCTGAAAGTGCAGACGGTACTTCTGGGCGATGGGTTTCGTTCCCGAGAGCTTTCCCCCGTAACTCTGGCTCGAGAGTCCGCTGTCGGGGAGCGCGTCGTAGTCGAGAAGGTAGAGGTACAGCTCGAGCGAGACTTCGGGATCGAGCCTCACCAGGCCGTTGAGGAGATGAGAGCTCATCTCCTTCTCGGCGCCGGTAATCTGAACGACCTTGTCGGCGAAGGCGTAGGAGATCGTCGCGCGACCGAAGGTACGGTTCGAGAGATTGATTGCGTCGAACGTCTGGTGGTTCTGCCGCCAGCCGACGTTTCCGATGAACCGGTGATCTCCGTAGATAATCTCACGCCGGCCGAAGTCGAACGCGGTTTCGAGCGCGTCGAGCCTCAGGTACACCTGCTGCATCCGCGTCTGGCTCGGGTCCGCGACCGCGGGACGATCGGTTACGCCGTTCGCGAGGTCACCGGCGCCGCGGTTGTCGAAAAGGTCCTCGCCGATGCTCGCGACGTTCTGCGCTTCGAGAAAGGCGCTGAACCCTTTGAAAGGGAGGGTTCGGTAGGAAAGCGTCGTCCGCAGGGTCGAGGCATAGGCGTTCTTCTCGAAAGGGACTTCATCGACGATCTCGTAGCGGTACCGTAACGAGATCGCCGGATCACCTTTGGCCAGAGCGTCTTTCAGTGTTTCGGCTTTCTTCTCCTGGGCCGCGAGTGGGAAGGACACACCGAGGGCAAACAAGACGGCGAGAAGACGCATGAGGGCTCATCCTTTGAGGCTGAACGGCGGGTGACGATTCGAAGCCGACCGTCGATCGCTGCTCCACGTGGCGCTGCCGGGACCGGCTACCATGAGGTCGAGGTCCAGACACAGGCGCCCAGCGGGCACGAAGCCCTCGCGGCTGAAGAAAGCGAGAAGGTCAGTGTCCTTCCAGCTCACCTCGGTTTCGAGCGTGCGGATGCCGAGTCCGAGGAGGTTCGTCCGAAGCTGATCGATGAGAGCGGTGCCTACGCCGCGGCGCCGAAAGTCGGGATGGACGCCCAGGGTATCGAGGACGGCGGCGGGCTCGAGGCTCCCGAACTCTCCGTAATAGACGCGGGCGAGAAGATACCCGGCGAAATTACCGTCGATCTCGGCTCCCAAGGAGATTTGAACGCCCGTGTCGGAGAGCGCCTGGCGCAGTTTCAGCTTGAAGTACTCTTCACGCCTTCGGCCCGTAGCCTTCTCGTCCACGCGGATCACCGCTTCGAGATCCTCGGGCAGGAGGCGCCTTACCACGACGCCCAGTGTATCTTCGTTTTCCGTCGTCATCGTTTTCTCGTCTCTCACGCGGACAGGGAGACGCCTTTTTCTGCCAGTTTTCGGTAGCGGAAGGCGCCCCAGATGGCCGCCCCGAGCGCGCCTGCCAGAACCGACAGGGGGTGAGCCCGGACCTCGACACCGACATTCTGCTCTGCCGCCGCTTCTCGCATCGCTTGCAGGAGGCCGACATCTGCCGCGAGCCCTCCGGTGACCATCACGACCCCGCTCGCCCGGGTGGACGTGATGAGGCGCAGGTATCGTCCGGCCATGGACTGATGAATGCCCTTGATGATGTTGGGCACGGTGATGCCCCTCGAGACCATGTTGATGACGTCGGTCTCGGCCAGCACGGCGCAGATCGACGAGCAGGCCTCGGGGTCGTCGGCCTGTAGCGACAGGGGTCCGATCTCCTCGAGCGTCACGCCCAGGTAGCGGCCGATGTTCTCGAGGAACTGCCCCGAGCCCGATGCGCACTGGCTCGTCATGCGGTAGCCGAGCACCTTGGCGCGCTCATCCATCAGGATGGCCCGGGTGTGGAGCGCCCCGATGTCGACGGCGGCTCGCGCTTCGGGATCAAGATGCAGGGCCCCGCGCGCGTGGGCCGTCATGCCGTAGAAGTGCCCGGTGCGGAAGGGGACGAGCTCACCCTCCCCCGTAGTCGCGATGTAGTCGAGCTCTTCCCGCGAAAGCCCCGCGTCCTCGATCGTTCCTTGGAAGAGCTCTTGAAGCACCGTGAGAGGGTGGCGCTTTCGAATACGCTCCACGCCGTGGGCGAGGAGACGCAGCTCGCCACCGTTCGTCTCTTCTTCCACGACGGCCACTTTGATGGCGGACGAGCCCACATCGATGCCGCCGCACCGCACCGCGGGTCCGCCTTTCTTCTCAGGCATCGAAACGCTCCACCGCGCGGAGGGCAAAGAGCGCGGCTCCCAGGGCACCGGTGTAGATCGATTCGGGCGAGATGTTGACCGTCACCTCACCGTAGTTCTCGAAGACGAGCTTTCGAAGCGCTTCCACCGCGGCGGGGTTCCGGGCGACGCCTCCGGTGAAAGTGAATTGATCGGTGACGCCACCCGAGCGGGCGAGAAGCGACATCGCTCTCAGTATGATGGCGCGATGGAGACCGGCGAGAATGTCCTCGCGCTTTTCTCCGAGCGACAGCCTCTCGCGGAGCTCGGCGCCGGCGAAGACGGTGCAAGTGGAGTTGATACGGACCGGACGTTGCGAGCGCGACGCGAGCGGTCCGAGCTCGTGGAGGCCAAGATTCATCTCGTCGGCGATGTAGCCGAGGTAGCGACCGCATCCCGCGGCGCACCGGTCGTTCATCTGGAACGATGTCACGATCCCATCGCCGTCGACCTGGATGGCCTTGGTGTCCTGGCCCCCGATGTCGAGCACCGTCCGAGTTGCGGGAAACATGGCGTGCGCCCCGAGCCCGTGGCAGAGGATCTCCGAGCGAATTCGTCCTTCGGGGAACGGGAGGCGGGCGCGCCCGTAACCCGTACCCACGCTCGCGAGCTGCCGGAGGGGGACACGGCTCACGCGCTCGAGAGCCGATACGAGCTCTCGAGGCGGAGATTCGATGCGCGCGAGCGCCGCGGCGGCATGGTCCTCGAACGTGCCCGCGGCGGAAGTCGCGTTCTCGACGTCGAGAATCGCCTTGTCGTAGAGGCCAACGAGCAAATCGAACGACAGCCCCGCCTCTCTCGCTTCGTCTTCGGCGTGGCGGAGATAGGCGCTTCCCGCGAGGTCGCGGAAGAAATCGCTCTTACGAGTGGCGCCCTCGGCAAAGAGAGCCACGGCCTCTTTCTCGATCGCGCCCAGGATCCGCTCGGTCACCGACGCGTAGTCCGCTCCGTGATCGAGCGCAGAGAGGACGCGCGCAATCTCCTCGCGGAGCACGCGGAGCTGGCCAAGGAACTGTTGGTAGCGGAAGCGGCCCTCGAGCTCGGAGAGACACTTTTCCTGTTCGTCCGCCGTCATGCCGGTTCCTACGAGCTCCGAAGCGATGCGGGAAAAGCGGGCGTTGATGAGCGCTTCGGCGAGCGCGATCTCACAGGCGGCGTCGTAGTTGCTTCGGCTGTTGGTGATGCCGCGGCCGAGGGTCCGTGCGCTTTCGTCCAGGATGACCGCCTTGGTGGTCGTCGATCCGAGATCGATACCCACGACGAAGTTCATGACGCTTCGCGCCTCCCGGCCTTCTTCTGCTCGAGCATCTGGAAGTAGGACTCGAGGCGGTTCTTGATGTTGGATGCGGAGAAGTAGCGAGGATCCACGAGATCGCTCTCCACGAACCCCCCCGGACGGCCCACCCTGCTCTCGACCTCACGGAGGATGTGGAGCTGTCCCGCGGAAAACGAGTTGCAGCTCTTGACGGAGTTGATGAGAAAGCCGTCCGCCCGGTACTCCTTCACGTAACGCTCGAGCATCCGGACGCGCTGGGGCAGGCTCAAGTTCGTGTAACAGCCGAGACAGTACTCGGCGAGCGACTCGAGCGGCCGTCGAGGATCGTGGCGAAAGCCGGTGTCGTAGACGCCGCCGACCTTGGTGTAAGTCGAAGCGACCACGACCGCGCCCTCGTCGGCGAACATCTTCCAGAACTCCCGGAAGTTCGTCCAGTTGGGCGGGCCTTCCACCACCACGCGGTAGCGTTCCTCCTTCATGTCCCCGTCCGGGGTGACGGGCCCCCTGTGCTCGCGGACGCGTTCGTCCACCTCGCGCCGGAGTGCTCGGTAGTAATCCACCGCCCCCTGGGTACCGCGGAACGCGCTGAAGATGGGGCCGATGTAGTAGACCCCGCCGAAATAGGCATCGATCGGTGAGGGCACGTTCTTCGCCGACTCCAATACCCACACGAGGTCGTCCTCGGCCTCCGCGGACAGGCCGAGACATTCCTTCAACCGCTTCTCGTCATAGGCCCGCCCGCTCACCCGCTCGAGGAGAGGAATGACTTTGCGCTCGAGCTGTTCGACCACGTAGTTGCGCATCGAGTCGGTGATCCTGCCCTCGGCTTGATAGGGCACGTGGAGCATGACGATGGGACAGTGGTACTCCTCCTTCAAGATCTCGAACCATTTCATGAAAGTGAAGCAGCCCGTATAGGACAAGAGGAGCACGTCGGGGTCGGGAAGCCTTTCACCGGTGGGGCCGACGTTTCCCGACTTCATCATTCCGACGTCGGACTTCACGTAGGTGCAGACGTCCTCGGAATGGCCGAGCTTCTCTGCGAGCGCGATATACTGCCGGCTCTTGCCCCTCATCGCCGATTGGAGGGCGTTAATCTCCGGCAGAACCGGTACGAGGTCGAAGCTCAAGAGGAGCTCGGTGAGGTTTCCGGGAACGAAGGTGTAAGCGGACTTCTCACCCGTCTCGGGAGATACGGCCAGCCGATGGAAGTGCTCCGCGATCATCTGCTTCTGTCGCAGCTGGCTCGAATCCTTGGAGACGTTCGCGTCCGTCATGAGACCTCACTCCAGAGTTTGATCGAATCGGCGAAGGTTCCCGCCTGCTCACGAATCACCTGGAACTGCCCTCCGTTCTCCGAGTACTTGAAAGCGGTCCAGGGGATGCCGCTCTCGTCGAGCGTGCGGCTCACCATGGGCTGGTCGAGAAGAGCGGGATCGCAGAAGCTGGGGGCGCCGAACAGAACGCCTTCGGCGCGGGCGTCGCGTACACGCTCCCGGAGCTCCCTGCCTTTTACGTCCTCGCCGATGTAGCGCGTGGGGCTCGAGACGGCATCCTCGAGAAATGCGACGACGAGGCAATCCATCGGGTCGCCCTTCGTGGAGAGATCGCGGTGCATGAAGCGGTGCACCTGGATGAAATCGTCGTCAACGATGTAACAGCCCGCGCGCTCGAGTGTTTTGATCAGGCCCAGAGGCGGCTGCTCGCAGAACGTCCCGGTGAAGACGACGCGCGCCTGGTCCATCGGCTTACGGTCGTCGGCGGCATCGACGAGCGCGCGGTAGGTTCTGAGAAGCTTCGTCGAGTCCTCGACGGGCATGACGACGCTCGCTCGGAGCACGGAGTAGAGCTCGCTCGTCGGGAGTTTCCAGGGCTCGTCGCGCCTTAGTCGATAGAGCTCCCGGACGAGGCCGCGGTTCTCGTTGTGGACGGCAATCGAGCGCCGGAGAGATTCCGGATCGTAGGCGCGGGCGCCCCGCGAGGCCAGATCCCGCGCGAGGGCCTCGAGCTCTTCGCGGTAGAAGACCCCTCCCACCTCGCGGTCGAAGTCCTGAGGCACGTCGAGGTAACGGACGAGCTTGTCGGGAAATTTCATCTTCCAGATCCCGGAAAGGTTCCGGATGACGTCGCAAATTGCGGGGAAGAGCATCCCATCGAGAACGTCGAGGCTCCCGTTCAGGCCGAGCTCGATCGTGCTCCGGGGGATGTGGCAGATATAGGACTGGTAGAAGGCGTCCCCCCGAATGATCTCGAGGTCGTCGCCTCCCCCGAGTATTCCGACGGGAAGAGCGCCCTGGGCGTGGAGGATCTCGCGGGGAACGTAGATCGGCATGTAGCCGATGGCGAGACCGCCCTTCTCACGCTTCCACTCGTGAACCGCCGGAAGCCGATAATCTCGATAGAGCGATTCGGCCTGGATCGCCAGCGCACCCGCCGACCTCGCCTCGAGAAAGCGTGAGCTCATGCGTTTCTCCATTGAGGCGGTCGCTTCTCGATGAACGCCTTCAGCCCCTCCACCGCGTCTTCGGTCTCCATGAGCTCGTCGAGATAGACGCGCTCGAGGGCGCGAAGCTCTTCGTCGAGCCGGGCCCGGACGCCGAAGCGCGCGGCCTTCACGGCGTAGCGCAGACTCGATGCCGAGCGATGCAGCAGATGCTCCCGAGCGTAGTGCAAGGCGGCCGCCTCGGGATCCTGGGAGAGCGCGTCGACGAGCCCCATCCGGAGCGCTTCGTCGGAAGCGACGATCCGTCCGCTCAGGCAGAGATCCTCGGCATTCGCTCGACCGATACGCTCGGAGAGCAGCATCGACGCGATTGGGGCAAAGACGCCGAGGACGATCTCGGGCTGGCCGAGCCTGGCGTCGGGTGAGGCGAACACGCGGTGACAGAAGCTCACGAGCTCGAGCCCGCCGCCGAGACAGTTTCCCCGAACGACGGCGAGACAGACGACGCCGCTGTCCACCATCGAGCGGAACAACTGATGAAACCGGGGGAGCATCTTCGTGACCTCGCCGGGAAGGTGCTCGTGGACGCTCGCACCGAACGAGAAGTGAGCGCCTTCACCCCGGATCCTGACGGCCCGTAAATCGGGGGACGTGCGCGCCTTCTCGAATAGCGCGATCCACTGCTCGATGAGCGCGAGATCGAGAATGTTGCCCTTCGTGCCTCCGAAAACGACGTCCCAAAGGGCACCGTGCTCGAGCGGCTCGACTCCGAGGAACGCTTTCGTCGCTTCCATGAGCTTCAAGCCCTTCCGTGTGCTCGGGCGAGGATTTCCTCGGTCAGCTCCTCCGACCAGGTTGCCCCCTCCGCGAGCCGGCGTCTCAGAAGAAGGAAGTCCGCTTCGCGGCACGCCTTCGTGCCCTCGTGAAAGGCGCGAAAGCCCGCCCGTCCCTCGGTCGTCATGTTGAGCGCGAGCCACGCCCGGCTCGACTCTTTGTTACGGTCCCAATGCTCGAGCTTGTGCTTGCGCACGCTCTCGAGCGTCTTCGTGAGACATCCCGGCATCGTCATCGCGAGCTTGTAGACCAGGCTTCGTATTTCCGCGTCCAGAGGCGCGAGGTTCACCGTCCCGCTCGCCATCTTTTCCTTCCCTTCCTCGCGCGCCGCTCCCGTCTTCGGCTCCCCGTAGACGATCGACCCCCGCTCGTCTACCCAGCGATCGGTCACCACCAATGGATTCGGGGCGAAGCGTCCGTTGACCTCGAGAGAGGGAACGATCTTGGTCAGGAGCCCGAGCCGGTAGGCCTTGTGGGCGCTCCAATGCTCACAGAGGGTACAGCTCTCCATGGCCCGCTCGATCCCGACGAACAAAGGAAGGAAATCCGTGCTCCCGCCATCGGGGGCCGAGCCGTGCTTCGGGCCCGCCTGACCGAAGAGCGCCAGGTCCTGCGCCACGGAGAAATCGCACGCCATGCCGATCTCCTGCCCCCCCGCGATGCGCATCCCGTTCACCCGGCAGATGACGGGCTTGTCGCACATGAGGATCGCGCTCACCATGTCGTTGAACAGCCGCATGTACTGCCGGTACTCCTCGGGCCTCCCGGCGTAGTATTCGGCGTACTCCTTGGTATTGCCTCCGGTGCAGAAGGCGCGGTCGCCGCTTCCGGTGAAGACGACCGCCACCGCGGCGCGATCGTTCGAGGCGCGCCGCATACCGAGAATGACGCTCTTGACCATCTCCGTAGTGTAGGAGTTGAGCTGGGAAGGGTTGTCCAGGACGATGCGAACCGAGTGGAGTCCCGGAATCACTTTGCCCTCGGGATCGGTCAGTGACAATTCCTCGTAGAGGACGCCGGGACGTTCGGTGTCGCTTACGAGATCGTGGTTCTTGTGCTCCATTCAAACCTCCGGAACGAGAACCGGCCGGGTCTTGAGCTCGTGCGCCTCGAGCGCCTCGAAGGTCTCGTTGATGGTGCCGAGCGGGCGCTTGTCGACGAACGGTTCCACCGCAACCCGCCCCGAAAGCACGAGCTCGAGCACCTCGGGATAATGCTCCGGGGGGCATCCCCAGTTGCCCCGGGCGGTGGCGTCGAAGGCCATGAGGTTCGAAAGGCGAAGCTCGATCTTCTCGGGCGTATAGCCCACGACTCCCAGATAACTTCCCGGAACGAGCAGCGAGTATGCCGTCATCTGGCCCGAAGGCGAGCCCGAGGTCTCGAAGATCCGCCACCGCCAGCTCGGAATGTCATGCTCGCCCGCAAAGGCTCGAACACGATTCTTGACCTCGTTCGCCTCGATGGCGGCGGAGCCGATCGTCACGGACGCTCCGTAGCGGGAAAGGGCGTCGAGACGCTCATCGTCGACATCGACGGCCACGACCTCGGCGCCGAAGGCTTTGGCGATCTGAACGCCGAAGCCGCCGACTCCCCCGACTCCGACGAAAACCGCGAGGTCTCCCTCCCCGAGCCCACTCTGGCGCACGGCCTGGTACGGCGTCGACACCGCGTCGGCGATGACCGAAAGGCTCTGGAGATCGGCCCCTGACGGATTCTTGCCGGGATCCAGCAGATCGGGAACTCGGCACAGGCCGCGAGCAGGCACCGCCAGATGCGTCGCGAACCCCCCGTGGACGTCGTTTCCGGGGAAGACCTGGTGAGGGCAAACCGATGCACGGCCCGCCTTGCAGGCGGCGCACCGTCCACAGGGGATGACGGCGGGGACGATGACGTCTTTCGAAAGCCAGGATTCCGCGTCCGTTCCCGCCTCCACCACCCGGCCGCTGACCTCGTGACCGAGGCAAAGGGGTAGCGGGTGCCGCGTGCGAACGCCCCCGTAGACGAACCCGAGGTCGGTGTGGCAGACGCCACATCCCGCGACCTGGACGAGCACCTCGCCCCTCCCCGGTTGGACGTCACGCTCGAGGGGCACCATGGGCTTACCCGGCGCCTCGAACACCCAGGAAGTAATCCGCAATGGAACAAACCTCTCCTCTTCTAGTACTCAATGCCGTGGCGGGACCCGTAATCGATCGTGCCGCCACGGCTCGGCCTGCTTACGGCGCGGCGAGCGCGCCGGGCTCGCTCCGCTCGCGCAGGGTGGGCTGAGATTTCCATCACCCTGACTAGTGCGTGCAAGACGGGGACCACGTCTCGTCGCCGGTCTTTGCGGTCAGTTGCGTTCCGTTGTCTCGGTCCGGTGCCATCGAGCCGGGGTATTTGACCCAATTTGCGCGCTACGCCGCAGCGCGAATCGCGGTGACTTTCGTAAGGAGGACCTTGCCGTTGGGAGCGGCCGAAGCGGGACGACGCGCGTTGCCAGACGCTGAACGGACGCGAGATTGGTACAAAATCTGCACAATTCAATCGGACTGGGGAAGCAGGAGGTCCAGGAAAGGCGTATGCGTCGCGTCGTTCTCGTCAATCTCGGGACGACGAGCGCCCCGGAGCCCGACGCGGTGCGCGCGTTTCTCTCGGAGTTTCTCTCCGACCCGATGGTGGTCGACTACCCGACCTGGCTGTGGTCGCCGATTCTGAAGCGCATCCTCGCCTCGCGTCCTTCGAGAGTCGCCGAGCAGTACCGATCCATCTGGACGGACGAGGGCTCCCCGCTCCACATCGGCAGCCGCCGGATCGCCGAGGCGCTTTCTGCCGCGCTCGCGCGCGAGGTTCGGATCGCCTACCGCTACGGCGAGCCCTCGCTCGCGAGCACGCTCGACGATGGCTGCCTGGTAATCCCGCTCTTCCCGCAGCGGACGGGCGCCACGACCGGCACCATCGAGAAGCTCGTGGGGGAGAGGGCCACCGTCCGTTGCGTTCGGGCCGATGCTTCAGGCTACGTGGACGCTCAGGCCGATTTGTGGGAGCGAGCCGTCGGCGGGGACGCACCCGAGCACGTCGTCGTCTCTTTCCACGGAATACCGGCGCGCACCGATCGGGCGGAAGGCGGACGGTATCGACGCGATTGCGAAGCGACGTTCCGCGCCCTGCTGGGCCGAATCGGCTGGCCGGAGAACAAAGCGACCCTCGCCTTCCAGTCGCGCTTCGGACCCGAACCCTGGATCGGTCCGTCCACGGCGAAGACCCTCGAACGGCTCGCTCGCTCGGGGACTCGGAGCGTCGCGGTCATGACACCCGGCTTCGCGACGGAAGGGCTCGAGACCGTCGAGGAGATCGGCATTCGCGGGCGGAAGACGTTTCTCGATGCGGGAGGCGATCGATTCGTCCGCGTTCCCTGCATCGAAGCGCATCCAGCCTTCGTACGGGCTCTGGTAGAAGTCGTTCGCGAGGAGGAGGCATGAGCCACGGGATCCCGGCAGACAGGGATACGATCCGCCGCCTGGTCGACCAATACGATCGCCCGGGCCCGCGTTATACGAGCTATCCGACGGCGGTCGAGTTCTCGGAGTCGGTCGGCGTCGAGCTTTACGAAGAGAAGCTCCGGCAGGCGGACGCGCTCGGCGAAGCGCCGTTGTCGCTCTATATGCACCTTCCCTTCTGCGAAGAGCGGTGCCTCTTTTGCGGATGCCACGTTATCATTACCAAGCACCACGAGCGGGCCGAGCCCTACCTCGAGCTCCTAAAGCGAGAGATCGGCATGGTCGCCGAGAGGACGCCGAACCGGCGGAAGTTCGCACAGCTCCACCTCGGAGGGGGGACCCCGACGTACTTCGCGCCGCGCGATCTGAAAGCACTCGTGGAACGACTGCTGGAAAGCTACGAGCCCCTGCCACGATGCGAAATGGCTATCGAGGTCGACCCGCGCGTGACGACCCGCGAGCACATCGAGGTTCTGGCCAGCGTCGGATTCAACCGCATTTCGATGGGAGTTCAGGATTTTACGACCGAAGTCCAGGAGCGGATCCATCGCGTTCAAAGCCCGGGCCAGACCTGTGCCGTCGTCGAGCATGCCCGAGCGCACGGCTATTCCGGAATCAACGTCGACTTGATTTACGGCCTCCCCCTGCAAACACCGAAAACCTTCGAAGAAACGGTGGACCGCGTCATCGATCTCGGAGTCGATCGCGTCGCCTGCTACTCCTTCGCCTATGTGCCGTGGCTCCAGGGCCATCAGAACAAGCTCGACCCGAGCGAGCTTCCGTCCCGAGAGGTGAAGATGGAGCTCATCGCCATCGTTCGCGAGAAGCTCATCGCCGCGGGATTCGAGCCCATTGGCATGGACCACTTCGCGAGGCCCGACGACGAGCTCGCCGTTGCAAGGCGCGAAGGACGGCTCCGTCGCAACTTTCAGGGCTATGCCGTCATCCCCGGCGACGATGTACTGGCCTTCGGTATCTCCGCCATCGGGGACGTTCGCGGAGCGCTGGTCCAGAACGAGAAGAAGCTGAGCCGTTACCGCGAGGCGATCGAGCGAGGACGCCTTCCCGTGACTCGAGGTTTCGTCAGGACTCGGGACGATGTGATCCGCGCCGACGTCATCCACCGGCTGATGTGCAACTTCGTGATCGATATCCCCTCGGTCGAAAAGGCGTGGCACGTCGCGTTCTCGGACTACTTCCGGCCCGACCTCGAGCTTCTCGCGCCCCTCGTCGAGGAAGGGCTCGCGACCGTAGACGACCGCTCGATTCACGCCA
Encoded here:
- a CDS encoding aminotransferase class III-fold pyridoxal phosphate-dependent enzyme — translated: MSARDYPHIVVAPPGPKSRKVVEKDQEWSSTSYIKAYPLVVSRGRGAMLEDADGNRYLDFMAGIAVASTGWAHPRVVSAIQDAAGKFQHLCGTDFFSEPMSVLLERLAQLAPGKSKKRVFLTNSGTEAVEGAIKLVRSATRRPALIAFKGAFHGRSYGAMSLTSSKVAQRAHFG
- a CDS encoding alginate export family protein, whose amino-acid sequence is MRLLAVLFALGVSFPLAAQEKKAETLKDALAKGDPAISLRYRYEIVDEVPFEKNAYASTLRTTLSYRTLPFKGFSAFLEAQNVASIGEDLFDNRGAGDLANGVTDRPAVADPSQTRMQQVYLRLDALETAFDFGRREIIYGDHRFIGNVGWRQNHQTFDAINLSNRTFGRATISYAFADKVVQITGAEKEMSSHLLNGLVRLDPEVSLELYLYLLDYDALPDSGLSSQSYGGKLSGTKPIAQKYRLHFQAQYAWQSDFADNPVEVSADYLHLIGGVGFPGDVNVRVGRELLGGSPETGAFQTPLATVHLFNGWADKFTTTPADGVVDWYVSLDGKAGPLSWLVVYHDFAADTGQGSYGTEWDAQAIYPTSWRQSFGAKLALYREDGFSTDTSKIWFWTEYGF
- a CDS encoding GNAT family N-acetyltransferase; the protein is MTTENEDTLGVVVRRLLPEDLEAVIRVDEKATGRRREEYFKLKLRQALSDTGVQISLGAEIDGNFAGYLLARVYYGEFGSLEPAAVLDTLGVHPDFRRRGVGTALIDQLRTNLLGLGIRTLETEVSWKDTDLLAFFSREGFVPAGRLCLDLDLMVAGPGSATWSSDRRSASNRHPPFSLKG
- the bcrD gene encoding benzoyl-CoA reductase subunit D is translated as MPEKKGGPAVRCGGIDVGSSAIKVAVVEEETNGGELRLLAHGVERIRKRHPLTVLQELFQGTIEDAGLSREELDYIATTGEGELVPFRTGHFYGMTAHARGALHLDPEARAAVDIGALHTRAILMDERAKVLGYRMTSQCASGSGQFLENIGRYLGVTLEEIGPLSLQADDPEACSSICAVLAETDVINMVSRGITVPNIIKGIHQSMAGRYLRLITSTRASGVVMVTGGLAADVGLLQAMREAAAEQNVGVEVRAHPLSVLAGALGAAIWGAFRYRKLAEKGVSLSA
- a CDS encoding BadF/BadG/BcrA/BcrD ATPase family protein, whose protein sequence is MNFVVGIDLGSTTTKAVILDESARTLGRGITNSRSNYDAACEIALAEALINARFSRIASELVGTGMTADEQEKCLSELEGRFRYQQFLGQLRVLREEIARVLSALDHGADYASVTERILGAIEKEAVALFAEGATRKSDFFRDLAGSAYLRHAEDEAREAGLSFDLLVGLYDKAILDVENATSAAGTFEDHAAAALARIESPPRELVSALERVSRVPLRQLASVGTGYGRARLPFPEGRIRSEILCHGLGAHAMFPATRTVLDIGGQDTKAIQVDGDGIVTSFQMNDRCAAGCGRYLGYIADEMNLGLHELGPLASRSQRPVRINSTCTVFAGAELRERLSLGEKREDILAGLHRAIILRAMSLLARSGGVTDQFTFTGGVARNPAAVEALRKLVFENYGEVTVNISPESIYTGALGAALFALRAVERFDA
- the bcrB gene encoding benzoyl-CoA reductase subunit B, which codes for MTDANVSKDSSQLRQKQMIAEHFHRLAVSPETGEKSAYTFVPGNLTELLLSFDLVPVLPEINALQSAMRGKSRQYIALAEKLGHSEDVCTYVKSDVGMMKSGNVGPTGERLPDPDVLLLSYTGCFTFMKWFEILKEEYHCPIVMLHVPYQAEGRITDSMRNYVVEQLERKVIPLLERVSGRAYDEKRLKECLGLSAEAEDDLVWVLESAKNVPSPIDAYFGGVYYIGPIFSAFRGTQGAVDYYRALRREVDERVREHRGPVTPDGDMKEERYRVVVEGPPNWTNFREFWKMFADEGAVVVASTYTKVGGVYDTGFRHDPRRPLESLAEYCLGCYTNLSLPQRVRMLERYVKEYRADGFLINSVKSCNSFSAGQLHILREVESRVGRPGGFVESDLVDPRYFSASNIKNRLESYFQMLEQKKAGRREAS
- the bcrC gene encoding benzoyl-CoA reductase subunit C, which codes for MSSRFLEARSAGALAIQAESLYRDYRLPAVHEWKREKGGLAIGYMPIYVPREILHAQGALPVGILGGGDDLEIIRGDAFYQSYICHIPRSTIELGLNGSLDVLDGMLFPAICDVIRNLSGIWKMKFPDKLVRYLDVPQDFDREVGGVFYREELEALARDLASRGARAYDPESLRRSIAVHNENRGLVRELYRLRRDEPWKLPTSELYSVLRASVVMPVEDSTKLLRTYRALVDAADDRKPMDQARVVFTGTFCEQPPLGLIKTLERAGCYIVDDDFIQVHRFMHRDLSTKGDPMDCLVVAFLEDAVSSPTRYIGEDVKGRELRERVRDARAEGVLFGAPSFCDPALLDQPMVSRTLDESGIPWTAFKYSENGGQFQVIREQAGTFADSIKLWSEVS
- a CDS encoding enoyl-CoA hydratase/isomerase family protein, with the protein product MEATKAFLGVEPLEHGALWDVVFGGTKGNILDLALIEQWIALFEKARTSPDLRAVRIRGEGAHFSFGASVHEHLPGEVTKMLPRFHQLFRSMVDSGVVCLAVVRGNCLGGGLELVSFCHRVFASPDARLGQPEIVLGVFAPIASMLLSERIGRANAEDLCLSGRIVASDEALRMGLVDALSQDPEAAALHYAREHLLHRSASSLRYAVKAARFGVRARLDEELRALERVYLDELMETEDAVEGLKAFIEKRPPQWRNA